A DNA window from Ranitomeya imitator isolate aRanImi1 chromosome 2, aRanImi1.pri, whole genome shotgun sequence contains the following coding sequences:
- the LOC138664193 gene encoding uncharacterized protein, with protein sequence MFWGQTRSLLLLSIIIIHGVSCISRPETLPTRTQPYHWEKYKFLKANCSTGSCSCGESVTITCNVTHKLGKISLEDIESSPILEWDLLTKKDQTTENRTFSIQYTQDKVMVTISKVRFSDVKEYWLFLDSVNSNYVYKFISISVSGICNPEISKNNDTNEFICEAESMSPNANMHWMVNHSHVYQPTKREKLSEQKSRISLKLTENKDMDICCVVSYNEDGVYEEKKKCLGEATPSPLKSFSSTPSASQSKISTFSIVKLFLVVALFAVALGFLIYKRNKIDIRDVPVEESKTNPPLLPPQTV encoded by the exons ATGTTTTGGGGTCAAACAAGGTCACTTCTTCTACTGAGCATCATCATCATCCATGGAGTATCCTGTATTAGTC GTCCTGAGACATTGCCAACAAGAACCCAACCCTATCATTGGGAGAAGTACAAAT TTCTTAAAGCTAATTGCAGTACAGGGAGTTGCTCTTGTGGGGAATCCGTAACCATCACTTGTAATGTGACACACAAACTTGGGAAAATCAGTTTGGAAGATATTGAGAGCTCTCCTATCCTTGAATGGGATTTGCTTACAAAGAAAGATCAGACCACAGAAAATAGAACATTTTCCATTCAATATACACAAGATAAAGTGATGGTGACCATCTCCAAAGTTCGGTTTTCTGATGTAAAGGAATATTGGCTGTTTCTGGATTCAGTTAACTCCAATTATGTCTACAAATTCATCAGCATCAGTGTTTCTG GTATATGTAATCCAGAGATTTCTAAAAACAACGATACAAATGAGTTTATATGTGAAGCAGAGAGTATGTCACCGAATGCAAACATGCACTGGATGGTTAATCATAGTCATGTGTACCAGCCGACCAAAAGAGAAAAACTTTCTGAACAAAAGTCACGGATTTCTCTGAAATTGACTGAGAACAAGGACATGGACATATGTTGTGTTGTTTCATACAATGAAGATGGTGTATATGAAGAAAAAAAGAAATGCTTAGGTGAAG CAACACCATCTCCGTTAAAAAGTTTTTCATCAACACCATCTGCATCACAGAGCAAGATTTCAACTTTCTCAATAGTCAAGTTATTTCTAGTTGTTGCTTTGTTCGCTGTTGCACTTGGATTCTTGATATACAAGCGAAATAAGATCGATATCAGAG ATGTGCCTGTAGAAGAAAGCAAAACCAATCCACCATTACTGCCACCACAAACTGTCTAA